The following are encoded in a window of Numida meleagris isolate 19003 breed g44 Domestic line chromosome 13, NumMel1.0, whole genome shotgun sequence genomic DNA:
- the LOC110405928 gene encoding galanin receptor type 2-like isoform X2 yields the protein MHMCHRAESRAACVLPANRSVSQPNRPSSASPVSHLSPCVATGSSTSPRRRMMEHEDFTSLAGYWNSSDSYQFSPASVIVPVVFSLIFLLGTVGNSLVLAVLLRNRQMGHNTTNLFILNLSLADFFFIVFCVPFQATIYSLEGWVFGSFICKAVHFFIYLTMYASSFTLAAVSVDRYLAIRYPLRSRELRTPYNAVAAMAVIWGLSVVFAGPYLSYYDLIEWESSYICMPGWEEWRRKVMDTSTFAFGYVIPVLVISLSYTRTIKYLWTAVEPLEDMSESKKAKRKATYAFRLLSHCMAYANSCLNPIVYALVSKHFRKGFKKVFSCLLRKKHRNKVHVLHAAHVAPGFEAGSTEVSHVHEENNRCELNPDSLAVPSGSSKHLHVS from the exons ATGCATATGTGTcacagagctgagagcagggctgcctgtgTCCTGCCAGCCAACAGGTCCGTCAGCCAACCTAACAGGCCAAGCAGTGCTTCTCCAGTCTCTCACCTCTCTCCCTGTGTTGCCACaggctccagcacctcaccacgGCGCAGAATGATGGAGCACGAGGACTTCACCAGCTTGGCTGGGTACTGGAATTCATCTGACAGTTACCAGTTCAGCCCTGCTAGTGTCATTGTCCCTGTGGTCTTCTCCCTCATCTTCCTCCTGGGCACAGTTGGCAACAGcctggtgctggcagtgctgctgcgCAATAGGCAAATGGGCCACAACACTACCAACCTCTTCATCCTCAACCTCAGCCTGGCTGACTTCTTCTTCATTGTCTTCTGCGTGCCTTTCCAGGCCACCATCTACTCCCTTGAGGGCTGGGTCTTCGGCTCCTTCATCTGCAAGGCTGTCCACTTTTTCATCTACCTCACCATGTATGCCAGCAGCTTCACACTGGCTGCCGTCTCTGTGGACAG GTACCTGGCCATCCGCTATCCGCTGCGCTCCCGGGAGCTGCGAACTCCCTACAACGCGGTGGCTGCCATGGCTGTGATCTGGGGTCTCTCCGTGGTCTTTGCTGGGCCCTACCTGAGCTATTATGACCTGATTGAGTGGGAGTCCAGCTACATCTGCATGCCTGGCTGGGAGGAGTGGAGACGCAAGGTCATGGACACCAGCACATTTGCCTTTGGCTATGTCATCCCAGTTCTGGTCATCAGCCTCTCCTACACCAGGACCATCAAGTACCTGTGGACAGCAGTGGAACCCCTGGAGGACATGTCAGAGTCCAAGAAGGCCAAGAGGAAG GCCACCTACGCCTTCCGCCTGCTTTCCCACTGCATGGCCTATGCCAACTCCTGCCTCAACCCCATCGTCTATGCCTTGGTCTCCAAGCATTTCCGTAAGGGCTTCAAAAAAGTCTTCAGCTGTCTCCTGAGGAAAAAGCACCGCAACAAGGTGCACGTGTTACACGCTGCTCACGTTGCTCCTGGCTTTGAGGCAGGCTCCACTGAAGTGTCCCATGTGCATGAGGAAAATAACAGGTGTGAGCTGAACCCGGACTCCCTGGCAGTTCCCTCTGGTTCTTCCAAGCACCTTCATGTTTCTTAG
- the LOC110405928 gene encoding galanin receptor type 2-like isoform X3 encodes MMEHEDFTSLAGYWNSSDSYQFSPASVIVPVVFSLIFLLGTVGNSLVLAVLLRNRQMGHNTTNLFILNLSLADFFFIVFCVPFQATIYSLEGWVFGSFICKAVHFFIYLTMYASSFTLAAVSVDRYLAIRYPLRSRELRTPYNAVAAMAVIWGLSVVFAGPYLSYYDLIEWESSYICMPGWEEWRRKVMDTSTFAFGYVIPVLVISLSYTRTIKYLWTAVEPLEDMSESKKAKRKVTKMIIIVTILFCLCWLPYHVVILRYLYGDFPFNQATYAFRLLSHCMAYANSCLNPIVYALVSKHFRKGFKKVFSCLLRKKHRNKVHVLHAAHVAPGFEAGSTEVSHVHEENNRCELNPDSLAVPSGSSKHLHVS; translated from the exons ATGATGGAGCACGAGGACTTCACCAGCTTGGCTGGGTACTGGAATTCATCTGACAGTTACCAGTTCAGCCCTGCTAGTGTCATTGTCCCTGTGGTCTTCTCCCTCATCTTCCTCCTGGGCACAGTTGGCAACAGcctggtgctggcagtgctgctgcgCAATAGGCAAATGGGCCACAACACTACCAACCTCTTCATCCTCAACCTCAGCCTGGCTGACTTCTTCTTCATTGTCTTCTGCGTGCCTTTCCAGGCCACCATCTACTCCCTTGAGGGCTGGGTCTTCGGCTCCTTCATCTGCAAGGCTGTCCACTTTTTCATCTACCTCACCATGTATGCCAGCAGCTTCACACTGGCTGCCGTCTCTGTGGACAG GTACCTGGCCATCCGCTATCCGCTGCGCTCCCGGGAGCTGCGAACTCCCTACAACGCGGTGGCTGCCATGGCTGTGATCTGGGGTCTCTCCGTGGTCTTTGCTGGGCCCTACCTGAGCTATTATGACCTGATTGAGTGGGAGTCCAGCTACATCTGCATGCCTGGCTGGGAGGAGTGGAGACGCAAGGTCATGGACACCAGCACATTTGCCTTTGGCTATGTCATCCCAGTTCTGGTCATCAGCCTCTCCTACACCAGGACCATCAAGTACCTGTGGACAGCAGTGGAACCCCTGGAGGACATGTCAGAGTCCAAGAAGGCCAAGAGGAAGGTAACTAAAATGATCATCATCGTAACCATCCTTTTCTGCCTATGCTGGCTACCCTACCACGTAGTCATCCTCCGATACCTCTATGGAGATTTCCCTTTCAACCAGGCCACCTACGCCTTCCGCCTGCTTTCCCACTGCATGGCCTATGCCAACTCCTGCCTCAACCCCATCGTCTATGCCTTGGTCTCCAAGCATTTCCGTAAGGGCTTCAAAAAAGTCTTCAGCTGTCTCCTGAGGAAAAAGCACCGCAACAAGGTGCACGTGTTACACGCTGCTCACGTTGCTCCTGGCTTTGAGGCAGGCTCCACTGAAGTGTCCCATGTGCATGAGGAAAATAACAGGTGTGAGCTGAACCCGGACTCCCTGGCAGTTCCCTCTGGTTCTTCCAAGCACCTTCATGTTTCTTAG
- the LOC110405928 gene encoding galanin receptor type 2-like isoform X1, with protein MHMCHRAESRAACVLPANRSVSQPNRPSSASPVSHLSPCVATGSSTSPRRRMMEHEDFTSLAGYWNSSDSYQFSPASVIVPVVFSLIFLLGTVGNSLVLAVLLRNRQMGHNTTNLFILNLSLADFFFIVFCVPFQATIYSLEGWVFGSFICKAVHFFIYLTMYASSFTLAAVSVDRYLAIRYPLRSRELRTPYNAVAAMAVIWGLSVVFAGPYLSYYDLIEWESSYICMPGWEEWRRKVMDTSTFAFGYVIPVLVISLSYTRTIKYLWTAVEPLEDMSESKKAKRKVTKMIIIVTILFCLCWLPYHVVILRYLYGDFPFNQATYAFRLLSHCMAYANSCLNPIVYALVSKHFRKGFKKVFSCLLRKKHRNKVHVLHAAHVAPGFEAGSTEVSHVHEENNRCELNPDSLAVPSGSSKHLHVS; from the exons ATGCATATGTGTcacagagctgagagcagggctgcctgtgTCCTGCCAGCCAACAGGTCCGTCAGCCAACCTAACAGGCCAAGCAGTGCTTCTCCAGTCTCTCACCTCTCTCCCTGTGTTGCCACaggctccagcacctcaccacgGCGCAGAATGATGGAGCACGAGGACTTCACCAGCTTGGCTGGGTACTGGAATTCATCTGACAGTTACCAGTTCAGCCCTGCTAGTGTCATTGTCCCTGTGGTCTTCTCCCTCATCTTCCTCCTGGGCACAGTTGGCAACAGcctggtgctggcagtgctgctgcgCAATAGGCAAATGGGCCACAACACTACCAACCTCTTCATCCTCAACCTCAGCCTGGCTGACTTCTTCTTCATTGTCTTCTGCGTGCCTTTCCAGGCCACCATCTACTCCCTTGAGGGCTGGGTCTTCGGCTCCTTCATCTGCAAGGCTGTCCACTTTTTCATCTACCTCACCATGTATGCCAGCAGCTTCACACTGGCTGCCGTCTCTGTGGACAG GTACCTGGCCATCCGCTATCCGCTGCGCTCCCGGGAGCTGCGAACTCCCTACAACGCGGTGGCTGCCATGGCTGTGATCTGGGGTCTCTCCGTGGTCTTTGCTGGGCCCTACCTGAGCTATTATGACCTGATTGAGTGGGAGTCCAGCTACATCTGCATGCCTGGCTGGGAGGAGTGGAGACGCAAGGTCATGGACACCAGCACATTTGCCTTTGGCTATGTCATCCCAGTTCTGGTCATCAGCCTCTCCTACACCAGGACCATCAAGTACCTGTGGACAGCAGTGGAACCCCTGGAGGACATGTCAGAGTCCAAGAAGGCCAAGAGGAAGGTAACTAAAATGATCATCATCGTAACCATCCTTTTCTGCCTATGCTGGCTACCCTACCACGTAGTCATCCTCCGATACCTCTATGGAGATTTCCCTTTCAACCAGGCCACCTACGCCTTCCGCCTGCTTTCCCACTGCATGGCCTATGCCAACTCCTGCCTCAACCCCATCGTCTATGCCTTGGTCTCCAAGCATTTCCGTAAGGGCTTCAAAAAAGTCTTCAGCTGTCTCCTGAGGAAAAAGCACCGCAACAAGGTGCACGTGTTACACGCTGCTCACGTTGCTCCTGGCTTTGAGGCAGGCTCCACTGAAGTGTCCCATGTGCATGAGGAAAATAACAGGTGTGAGCTGAACCCGGACTCCCTGGCAGTTCCCTCTGGTTCTTCCAAGCACCTTCATGTTTCTTAG